In the genome of Nakamurella alba, the window AGGTACGGGGTCACCGGGTGGCGGTGCCGGATGATCGACGGCTCGACGGTGTACCGCTCGCCGTCGGCCAGCGCCACCAGGTCGGCGTCCGCCCCGACCTCGATGCGGCCCTTGTGGGAGAGCCCGACCAGGTCGGCCGGACCGCGGGACATCCAGCCCAGGACGGTGGCGAGATCGATGCCCCGGCGCTGCGCCTCGGCCCAGACTGCGCCGAAACCGAACTGCAGCGAGGCGATCCCGCCCCAGGCGAGGCCGAGATCACCGACGTCCAGCAACTTCAGCTCGGGCGTCGAGGGCGAATGGTCGGTCACCACGATGTCGATCGTGCCGTCCGCCAACGCCTCCCACAGCGCGTCGGTGTCCTGCCGGCCACGGATGGGCGGGCAGCACTTGTACTGCGGGGCGCCGTCCGGGATCGTCTCGGCGGAGAAGGTCAGGTAGTGCGGGCAGGTCTCGGTGGTGATCGGCACGCCGTCCGCCTTCGCCTGCCGGATCAGCTCGGCACCGGCCGCGGACGACAGGTGCACCACGTGCACCCGGCATCCGGTCGCCCGGGACGCCTCGATCACCCGGGCGACCGCGGCGGCCTCGGCGGTGTCCGGTCGGGAGTCGACGAACGCGGCGTAGCTGCGGCCCTGCGGGGTCGGCGAGGTGTGCAGGACATCGTGGTCCTCGGCGTGCACCAGGAACAGCCCGCCGATGCCGGCGATGGTGCGTGCGGCGGTGCGCAGTTCGACATCGGACAACGGCGGGAACTCCGGCACGCCGGAGTCCTGCAGGAAGCACTTGACACCGAACACCCCGGCGGCGAACAGGTCCGGCAGCTCGTCGAGGTTGGTCGGGGTGGCGCCACCCCAGAATCCGACATCCACCCGGCATCGACCCCGTGCGGCGCGCCGCTTCTCGGCGAGCGCGGACCGGGTCAGCGTGGGCGGCAACGAGTTCAGCGGCATGTCGATGACGGTGGTGACGCCGCCGGCGGCCGCAGCAGCGGTGGCGGTGTCGAAGCCCTCCCACTCCGTCCGGCCCGGCTCGTTGATGTGCACGTGGCTGTCGACCAGTCCGGGGATCAGGATCTCGTCCGGGGCCAGCACGTACTCGGTGGCCGCCGGGCCGGACCAGCCCGGTTCCTCGATCCCGACGACCACACCGTTGCGGACCAGGATCGCGGCCGGCCGTTCGACCCCGTCGATCATCGCCCGGGCCGCCCGGATCACCAGCTGCGGGGCACGGAAACGGTTGCGGTGGGCCAGCACCGGGGCCTGGGCGAGTTCCAGGGCGGGGTCGGTCGTCATCGCGGGGGCCGCCTCACTTCGTCGTCGCGGTGGTGCTGTGGTGTCCCGGTGGTCAGAACGAGCGCAGGAACGCGGCGTCGAGGCCCGGGTGCGGGGACAGCGTGGTCATGGCCGCAGGGTATCCAGGCCATGGTTTCCCCGGCCGGTCCGTCGCGTCACGCGCACGTTACGACGCCGTCCGCCCCGCACTCGGGACGGACGGCGCCGGGGTGGTGCTGCCGGGCGGGGCTCAGCCCACGGGCAGCAGGAGCATCTTCGGTGCCGCCGGGTCGGTGCCGTACATGAACCCGAAGGCCCGGCCGTTCGCGGCCAGCCCGGTGTCACCGGCGTCCAGGGTGGGGGCGGCGGCGCACTCGTCACGGACCGGGGTCTGCGCGTCCGGATCGGTGAGGTGCAGACGCAGGTCGCCGCCCGGCTGCAGGAAGTAGGTCAGTCCCTGCGTCCCGCCGACCAGGTTGTCGGTGTAGGGGTCGTCGTGCAGTTCACCGGTCAGCGGGTCGATGTAGTCCAGGCAGCCGTCGGCGGCCGAGGCGATGTAGCCGGGCATGTCCCCGTCGGTGCCGGTGTACTGCAGCGCCATCGCGTTGATCATCACCGCGGCGGTGCCGTCGGTCGGCACCGCGATGCTCGGGCCCGACCAGTTGCCCTCCTGCGGGTCGCTGCCGGCGTCGTCGGCGAACTGCTGCAGGGTCAGGCCGGTGGAGTCGGCGTCGACCGGGCCGGCCAGCAGGGTCAGTTTCTGGCCGGGCGAGGAGGTGCCGCCGGCCTGCATGAGCATGTCGTCCGTCGCGGTCTTCCCGGCCGGGTAGTACGAGATGGTCCACGAGGTGTTCTTGTCGACCTGGCCCTGGCCCTGCGGGTCCGGGATGCGCATCGCGACGAACTCGCTCGCAGTGCCGTAGTCGACGGTCATCAGCTTCGTCCCGCCGTACTCCGGCGATCCCACCCAGACGTCGATGGCCTGGCCCCCGGTGGCCCCCGCCGGGAGCCACAGGTTGGCGAGGCGGATCTGCATGTCCAGCTCGGCGGTCGGCACCTGGTCGGAGGCACCGCCCGAGCCCGCCCCCGGCAGATCGGTGCCGAGATCCGTGCCGGGATCGGTGGGCAGGTCGGTCCCGAGGTCGGATCCGGCACCGATCGCCGCGCCCGGCATGCTCGGGGTGCCGGCGGTGGTGCTGGTCCCGCACCCGGTCAGCGCGAGCACGATCGCGCCGGCCAGCACGGTGGACCGGGTGAGGGATCCGAGGACGGTACGGACTGCGGAGCGGGGCATCTGGACTCCTGGCATCGGGACTGGTGGGCCTGGCCGGTATGCACTGCGGTGCAACGGATGTCGATGGTCCTGCAAAGGCGTAGGGCCGGAGTCGCACGGCCGGGGCGGCGGTACTCCGCCGGTCCTGCGGCCGGTGCTTCACCGGAACTGCACAGGGGACGTGCGGCCCGGCATCAGGTTGTGCGCGGAGACGGGTACGTTCTGCGGATGTCCACATCCCCCGTCCGCGAGGTCCTCAGCTACGAGATGTTCGGCACCGCCGTCCGGAAACTGGCCGCCACCATCGCCGACGACGGGTTCCGGCCGGACGTCGTGATCGCGGTGGCGCGCGGCGGGCTGATCCCGGCCGGGGCGCTGTCCTACGCGCTCGGGACCAAGGCCGCCGGCACGCTCAACGTCGAGTTCTACACCGACATCGAGACCACCCTGCCGGACCCGGTGGTGCTGGAGCCGCTGCTCGACACCGCCGCCCTGGAGGGCAAGAACCTGCTGGTGGTCGACGACGTCGCCGACTCCGGTCGCACCCTGGCACTGGTCATGGACCTGATGCGCCAGCACGGCGCCGACGCCCGCTCCGCCGTCCTCTACACCAAGCCCCGCACCATCGTGGTGCCCGACTACTCCTGGCGGGACACCGATCTCTGGATCACCTTCCCCTGGTCCGCCCAGCCGCCGGTGACCGTGCGGGAGTCCTGAGGCCGGCCGCCTGCCGTGGGGCGAGAGCTGTTCCTGGGCAGAAGTTTCGGGCTCAGGCGGGTTCCAGGACCTCGAGCCCGCCCAGGCCCGGCCGCAGCGCCTCCGGCACGCGGACGGAGCCGTCCGGGAGCTGGTGGTTCTCCAGGATGGCGACGAGCCATCGGGTGGTGGCCAGGGTGCCGTTGAGGGTGGCCGCCACCTGCGGCTTGCCGTCCGCATCCCGGTAGCGCACGGACAGTCGGCGCGCCTGGAAGGTCGTGCAGTTCGACGTCGAGGTCAGCTCGCGGTAGGTCTGCTGGCTGGGCACCCAGGCCTCGCAGTCGTACTTACGGGCGGCCGACGTCCCGAGGTCGCCGGCCGCGACATCGATGATGCGGTAGGGCACCTCGATCGCATCCAGCATCTCCCGCTCGAACCCGAGCAGCGCCAGGTGCTCGTCGTGCGCGCGCTCGGGGGTGGTGTAGGAGAACATCTCCACCTTGTCGAACTGGTGCACCCGCAGGATCCCGCGGGTGTCCTTGCCGTACGACCCCGCCTCGCGCCGGAAACAGGAGGACCAGCCCGCGTACCGGACCGGGCCGTCGGACAGGTCGAGGATCTCGTCCGAGTGGTAGGCCGCGAGCGGCACCTCGGAGGTGCCGACCAGGTAGAGGTCGTCGGCCTCCAGCCGGTACACCTCGTCGTTGTGCTCGCCGAGGAACCCGGTGCCGTCCATCGACTCGGGCTTGACCAGCACCGGCGGGATCATCGGCACGAACCCGTTGGCCACCGCCTTGCTGATCGCCAGGTTGAGCATCGCGAACTGGAGCCGGGCGCCGACGCCGCGCAGGAAGTAGAAGCGGGCGCCGGAGACCTTGGCACCGCGGTCGGTGTCGATTGCTTTGAGGCCCTCGCCCAGTTCGAGGTGGTCCTTCGGGGTGAAGTCGAACTCGCGGGGGGTGCCGACCAGCTCGCGCACCACGAAGTCCTGCTCGCCGCCGGCCGGGGCACCGTCCTCGACCAGGTTCGGGATCGACTTGTGCGCGGCGGTCAGCGCGGCGTTCGCCTCCGACTCGACGGCCTCCGCGGCCTTCACCTCGGCGGCGAGCTCCTTGCCGCGCTCCAGCAGCGCAGGCCGTTCCTCCTTGGAGGCCTTGCCCACGGTCCGGCCGAACGCCTTCTGCTCGGTCCGCAGCTCGTCCGCCCGGACGACGGCGGCACGGCGGTCGGAGTCCGCCGAGAGCAACACGTCCACCACCGCGGGATCGGCCCCTCTGGCCTGCTGGGAGGCACGGAAGGCATCGGGGTCGTCACGGAGTTGGCGCAGGTCGATCACTCCCCGAGCGTATCCGGTGCGCCGGGCCCGTCCGGCCCACCCCCGGAAGCGTCCGTCCTGGTCGGTCCACATG includes:
- the allB gene encoding allantoinase AllB, whose product is MTTDPALELAQAPVLAHRNRFRAPQLVIRAARAMIDGVERPAAILVRNGVVVGIEEPGWSGPAATEYVLAPDEILIPGLVDSHVHINEPGRTEWEGFDTATAAAAAGGVTTVIDMPLNSLPPTLTRSALAEKRRAARGRCRVDVGFWGGATPTNLDELPDLFAAGVFGVKCFLQDSGVPEFPPLSDVELRTAARTIAGIGGLFLVHAEDHDVLHTSPTPQGRSYAAFVDSRPDTAEAAAVARVIEASRATGCRVHVVHLSSAAGAELIRQAKADGVPITTETCPHYLTFSAETIPDGAPQYKCCPPIRGRQDTDALWEALADGTIDIVVTDHSPSTPELKLLDVGDLGLAWGGIASLQFGFGAVWAEAQRRGIDLATVLGWMSRGPADLVGLSHKGRIEVGADADLVALADGERYTVEPSIIRHRHPVTPYLGAELAGRVRRTWLRGTALEPDMVAGRLVAPGDHRPG
- a CDS encoding phosphoribosyltransferase, which produces MSTSPVREVLSYEMFGTAVRKLAATIADDGFRPDVVIAVARGGLIPAGALSYALGTKAAGTLNVEFYTDIETTLPDPVVLEPLLDTAALEGKNLLVVDDVADSGRTLALVMDLMRQHGADARSAVLYTKPRTIVVPDYSWRDTDLWITFPWSAQPPVTVRES
- the serS gene encoding serine--tRNA ligase, translated to MIDLRQLRDDPDAFRASQQARGADPAVVDVLLSADSDRRAAVVRADELRTEQKAFGRTVGKASKEERPALLERGKELAAEVKAAEAVESEANAALTAAHKSIPNLVEDGAPAGGEQDFVVRELVGTPREFDFTPKDHLELGEGLKAIDTDRGAKVSGARFYFLRGVGARLQFAMLNLAISKAVANGFVPMIPPVLVKPESMDGTGFLGEHNDEVYRLEADDLYLVGTSEVPLAAYHSDEILDLSDGPVRYAGWSSCFRREAGSYGKDTRGILRVHQFDKVEMFSYTTPERAHDEHLALLGFEREMLDAIEVPYRIIDVAAGDLGTSAARKYDCEAWVPSQQTYRELTSTSNCTTFQARRLSVRYRDADGKPQVAATLNGTLATTRWLVAILENHQLPDGSVRVPEALRPGLGGLEVLEPA